CCAGCTGATGTTTTAGATTTTATAGCCACGCCAGGCAATGCTTTCATAAAATTGACCTGGAAAAATCCGCCGGACAGTGATTTTGCCGGGGTCAGGATTTTGCGGAGTGAGGTGTTTTATCCAGAGAGAGAGTGTTTGACAGCTGAAGGACACCAAGTGTCCAGTGGGACACTTGGTGTCTGTGACGGAGTAGTTTTGGTATATGACGGGAAGGCAGAAGAGCACAATGATTTGGGGCTTACTAATGGGACTCGTTATTATTATACAGCCTATGCTTATGATTTTACCGGCAATTTTTCCTCCGGCGCTATTGCTTCGGCTGTGCCGGGCGAAGAATACGAAGGGCCTTATATTCCGCCTTATCCTGAAGTGCCCACAGAGCTAACCTTGGCTGACTTTCGATTTTTTGTGGCTCATGATTCTTTGGAGATTTTTCTTTCGGAAAGACAAATTACGGAATGGAATGACATCGCGACTGAAAGGAGCGATGTTATCGTTGACAAAGAGAATGCGTTGATAACACCCCTCACTGATGCTTGGGGTGTCATTCCAACAGCGCAGCTAAAAATTCTGGAAGGTTCAATTTTAACTACTGTTATTGAAAAAGACAAGCTGCCGGATATTTTAAAAACCATTATTTTACGGATTGGAGAATCAGGTTATATTCTTAAAATTTCGGATTTGATACCTTTGGCAATGAGGATGTCGGATGTCAGGAGGGGTGACACGGTTAATAACGGGGTTAATAAAGTTAATAAAGTTAATAATAACGAATCGTCGTCTATTAACCAAGTGTATCGAGTGACTAATCAGGTGTCGCAAGTTACCGGAATTTACCCATTAATTGTATTAATACTAATATATAGGGACGGTACCAAGAGCACTATCTCCGGAGAGCTGGTAGTTGAGCAATACGGCAAGATTAAGGCCGAGGTTATAGGCGACCCGACAGTTGACTTTAAAGAAACCGAGGATGGCCTGGTAATCAGGGGAGCGGAGGTGCGGTTGTATCGGGCTAGCCAGAAATTAATAAATCAAGAGAACATTAAAACATTAAAGCATGAAAGCAATCGAGCAATCGAGAAACCCGCATCGCGTCGCAGCGGGCAAGACGCGTCGGACAATCGAACAATCGAACAATGGGACAATAGGATAGTCAAAACATGCCATGCTGAATCAGCAATCTCTAGAGAAGAGACAGACATGTGGCCAGCCCAGGACTACTTTCAATTTAATCCCCAAATTACTAATCAGAACGGTGAATACGGTTTTATGGTGCCTAATGGCCGATATTATTTGGAAGTAGCTATTAATGGGCGCCAGCCGGTTAAGACTAAACGGTTTGAGGTTACGGATAATCTGGTGAATCATCAAGTAGTTTTGAAGCTTTTAGAAGAAGCTTTTTACAAAAAATTCGGCTTTATCCAGTTTTTAAAATTTTTGCGCGATTTTCTCTGGTTTTTGGCGCTTTTAATTCTTTTGCTGATAATTTTGCGGGAAGCAACGAAGAGGCGAAAAAGAAATTATTCAGACACTAAGTGTCTATAAATATACGATGCGTAAAACTAAGTTTCAAACAAATGAATATTACCATATTTATAATCGCGGTGTAGATAAACGGGAAATTTTTGTGAAGGGAAAAGATTATATCAGATTTTTGCGGGGTATGAGGGATTTTAATGACAAAGACACTAAGTGTCCAGCGGGACACTTAGTGTCTGGGGTTGTGCCTGGGGCTAATAGATTAGTAGATATAATTTGTTATTGCTTGAATCCGAATCATTATCATTTTATTTTAAGACAATCAATGGAGATGGGCATCTCGAAATTTCTCCATAAAATAGAAATGGGATATGCTAAATATTTTAATTATAGATATGATCGTTCAGGAGCGCTATTTCAAGGAACATTTAAGGATGTTCATATTAAATCCGAGAGTTATCTTGGTTGGTTATCTGGCTATGTTAATGGCAATTCGGAAATTCATGGGATTTTTTTAGCCAAGGATTGGCCGTGGAGTAGTTATAAAGATTATGTTGGTTTACGGAAAGGAACGATTTGCGATAAAGATATAATTTTTGGATTTTTTAAAGAATTCGAAGAAAGGAGAACTTATAAAGAATTTGTCGACTTAGTGATCAAAGAAGCGAGCCAAAGGAAAAAGGCTTTAAAAGAGGAATTTAAAAAGTGTTTATTAGAATAAGACGCCTCTGGTAAGACACTAAGTGTCCAGCGGGACACTTAGTGTCTGGAGGGGGTGTCCATGTCAATTAGTCCCATGCCTAATTGGTTAAACAAAAATAAAATAATTCATAAAATAAAAACCACGCTAATAATCGTGGTGTGTTTGAGTTTGATTTTTGGCCCTGTTCCTCCGGGCCTGGTTAAGATTGCTTCTAATGTGAAGTTGGGTCAAGGGACCCAACCCACCCTAATGGGCATTTCCGAAGCCAGCGCCATGACCGCGACCACCACTTTCATCAATTTCCAAGGAAAAGTCCAAAATTCTGACGGCACAAATGTAGCTGACGGGGTCAAGGATTTTCGGTTCAGAATCTTTAATAATTCCGAGGCCACAACCAGCGCCGCGCTTTTGTGGCAGGAATCTTGGGCCACTTCATCTTTATTTACGGCTAACCTTAGCGCAAATTACGCCACCAGCGCTGATGATATTATTTATACTTCGGATTCTAATGAGGCAACTTTGAAAGCGGGCCAGACTTTATGGAATATTACCAAACGAGAAGCTGTGCGCGTCAGCGGAGTTAACACCGGCGCTAATACTTTAAACATTACTCCGATTCGCCAGGCCTGGACTTCCACTGATACCATCACTAATCGCATCTATGTCAAAGACGGAATTTTCACTATTGATTTAAACACTTCCTGCAACAGTTGGAACGAGGCGGCTTGTTCTGTGGCTTCCAGCTCCGGGGTTCTTTGGGGCAGTGATGATTTGTATTTGGAAGTTCAGTTTGATGATGAAGTCCTGTTTCCGCGCAAGAAAATCACGGCTGTGCCCCAGGCCATGAATGCTAATGCTTTGATAGGAGATGGTACGATTGATTTGAGTTCGGTTGCCACGAACACCGAGACTGCTAAAATTTCCGCTTCCACTACCGAGGCTATTTTGGACCTGCGGCAAACCGGAGTTGGCGATGATGCGGGCCCGGCTATCAGAGTCCGCTCAACGCCGGTGGCGAGCTCCACCATGGGTTTGATTCAGCTGACGGCCAACCCGATGTCCGGCGCCAATGCTAACGGCACTTTTATTGCGGCTAACCCCGCGAGCTTTACCGGCGACTTTGTTAACTTCCAAGTAGGGGATAGTAACAAATTTAAAATCGGCTGGGATGGGAATGCTACTTCATCCGGCATTGGTTATTTCACCGTTGGCCTGGATACCACTTCTTCAACTATTAGCACTTTGGTTGTTACGGGCCAGGCCACTACCACGGGTATTGCTTACTTCCAAACCGGCATTGAAGTTAATGCTTCTTCAACCTTGCAGGGTTCAGTTGATCTAAATAATATCTTGGATATTGATATTTCCAATGCCGCGGCTTTGACTGTCGGCGATGGAACAACTGATACTTTTGTCATCAATACAGTATATGACCAAGCCACGACGACTGGCAGTTTCTATATTACCCAATCTCTAGATGTTGCGGCTTCCTCAACTTTTAGCGATATCAGAATAATTGGCAATGCGACTTCTACCCAGACTCTTTAT
Above is a window of Patescibacteria group bacterium DNA encoding:
- a CDS encoding fibronectin type III domain-containing protein, which encodes MHYQKAIIIILIVSLTIPFLALAETATRTQSAILNATVEPIGYIPPELAPYLGLWGTRRVPKIFDVRILDITRTSARIIWQTDIVCTTELFYGQTIGYELGRTNDGTNSLWLEHEIILIGLKPGTEYHFRIRAQDSQGTVALSGDYSFKTSAEPDFTPPADVLDFIATPGNAFIKLTWKNPPDSDFAGVRILRSEVFYPERECLTAEGHQVSSGTLGVCDGVVLVYDGKAEEHNDLGLTNGTRYYYTAYAYDFTGNFSSGAIASAVPGEEYEGPYIPPYPEVPTELTLADFRFFVAHDSLEIFLSERQITEWNDIATERSDVIVDKENALITPLTDAWGVIPTAQLKILEGSILTTVIEKDKLPDILKTIILRIGESGYILKISDLIPLAMRMSDVRRGDTVNNGVNKVNKVNNNESSSINQVYRVTNQVSQVTGIYPLIVLILIYRDGTKSTISGELVVEQYGKIKAEVIGDPTVDFKETEDGLVIRGAEVRLYRASQKLINQENIKTLKHESNRAIEKPASRRSGQDASDNRTIEQWDNRIVKTCHAESAISREETDMWPAQDYFQFNPQITNQNGEYGFMVPNGRYYLEVAINGRQPVKTKRFEVTDNLVNHQVVLKLLEEAFYKKFGFIQFLKFLRDFLWFLALLILLLIILREATKRRKRNYSDTKCL
- a CDS encoding transposase; translated protein: MRKTKFQTNEYYHIYNRGVDKREIFVKGKDYIRFLRGMRDFNDKDTKCPAGHLVSGVVPGANRLVDIICYCLNPNHYHFILRQSMEMGISKFLHKIEMGYAKYFNYRYDRSGALFQGTFKDVHIKSESYLGWLSGYVNGNSEIHGIFLAKDWPWSSYKDYVGLRKGTICDKDIIFGFFKEFEERRTYKEFVDLVIKEASQRKKALKEEFKKCLLE